From the Verrucomicrobiia bacterium genome, the window TGCCGAACGGCGCCCTCGGGTTCTGCGTCGGGCTTTTGCGGCTCGACAGGTTTGGGTTGCCGGAGTAGATAGGTCTGCATGGTGGCAGCTCTGCATTCCTGCGTTGTTTGGGGCGTGCGTCCCACAACCGGTGGCTCGGCGCCGCTCCCGCGGCGCAACCCACGTTTGCTCCGGAGAGCAGACACCGCTTTCACCCTCAGCGAAAGCCATACGGGCTAGGCGCATCGCGATGAAGACCGCACTTATCACTTTGGGAAGCATTGCGCTGGCGCTATTTGTCCTTGTTCTCGGTGCTCGATGGTTTTTTGGCCGACCTTTCGACCAAGCACGTCATTTTCTTTTGCATGACGTGGATTATCATGCTGTTTCAGTTGCGTGTTTGGATTTGATGACACAGCCCCAATACAAGCCCTTGATCGACCAGTATCCAAGCGGTGATGACCCGCGGCTTCCGACTGCGATTCGAGATGTGAAGGCGTTCTGGTTATCCGTAAACACTAACGAGGTTCTGATTATGAAGACCGGCGGATTCTATCACATGGGACTTGTATTCGAGCGGAGCACCACCGCCTCCAATGCTTATGAGTTGTTATTTCGTGAGGAGCGGCGGGATGTCCCAGATAGATTGCTCTATACTTTGCCCGTGTCGACGAATGCGCCTATCGAACCAAGATAGCTTTGGCCGACGGAGCGCAGCGAAGGAACGTCGAAGCCAGCCGTTGTGGCACAGGCCCCGTAAAAGCCTGACGGCTCACGGGGGAACTGTTGAACGTCCCGAAGCCCTCGTTTGCCATTTTCTCCTTGGCCGCTTTCCATTTCCCCGCTCAACCGCATTGCCCGCCGCGCGGTTCGAGCCGCGCCGCCCCGCTTCATTGACTTGGCCCGCCGCGTCTGCCAGCTTCGCGCAGCGTTGCGTCGATGAAATCGCCCGACTTTTTTGCCCGCATCACCGGGGCCGTTCGTGAAGTGCTCAGCGGGAAACCGCCGAGCTGGCAGGACGACACGCATTCCGTGCCCAAGCTGCACCGGTTCGTGCATTTCTGCGTGCTGCTGACACGGACGTTCCTGCGGAACCGCTGTCCGGTGCGCGCCTCGGCGCTGGCTTACACCACCCTGCTCGCCCTGGTGCCGTTGCTGGCGGTGGCGGTCAGCGTCTCCTCCCTCTTTCTGACCGAGGCCCGGGCGGGCCAGATGGTGGACAGTTCGATCGGTTACATCGTGGAACAGGTGGCGCCGCAACTGGGCCTGATTCCCAGCGGCGAGGCCGGGTTTGATGCGCGCGAAAAGACCGCCGCGAGCATCCGGGCGTTCATCCAGAACCTGAACACGGGGACGCTGGGCGTCACGGGCACAATCGGACTGATCTTTGTCGCCATCAGCCTGCTGGCGACCATCGAGGCGGCGTTCAACGAAATCTGGGGCGTGGAGCGCGGCCGCAACTGGGTGACGCGGATCGTGCATTACTGGGCGGCCATCACGTTCGGGCCGTTCCTGATTCTGGCGACGATCCTGATGGTGAGCGCGCAGTTCCAGGCGGTGCAGCATTCGGCGGAGAGCTTCGGCGCGGTGGGGCGTTTTGCGCTGAAGATCGCGCCGCTGCTGATGCTGAGCCTCGCGTTCATGCTGTTCTACCAGACGATGCCGAACACGAAGGTGCAATGGCGTGCCTCGCTGATCGGCGGCCTCGTGGGCGGCCTGCTCTGGCACCTGAACGGGCAGTTCAACATTTTCTTTGCGTCGCGCATCGTCACGACCAGCAAGCTTTACGGCGGCCTGAGCGTGCTGCCGGTGCTGCTGATTGGCCTGTATTTTTCGTGGCTCATCCTGCTGTTTGGGGCGCAGGTGGCCTACGCCTTCCAGAACCTGGAGACCTACCTGCAGGAGCGCGCCAGCGAGGGCATCAACCAGCGCGGACGGGAATTCATCGCGTTCCGGCTGATGACGGCCATCGGTCTGCGATTTCAAAACGGACGGCCGCCGCTTTCGCTGAACCGGCTGGCGGTTGATTTGAGCATCCCCACGCGGCTCGCGCATGAAGTGCTGCAGGTGTTGCTGGAGGCGCGGCTGGTGGTGGAGGTGGCCGGCCGCGAAACGGCCTATTCGCCGGCCCGGCCGCTCGACCAGATCACGTGCCACGACATTCTGGAGTCCATGCGGGCGAGCCACGGCCAGGAACTGCCCACGCGCGAAGAGCCGGCGCGCCAGGAGGTGTTCGGTGAATTCCAGCGCATCTTCGAGGCCGAGCGGGACGCCGCGCAATCGGTCACCATGCTCGCACTGGTCAACCGCACGCCGTTGTTGGAAGACGCCGGCGAACCACGCCCGGGAACCCGGGCCCTGCCGGGCTGAACCCCGCAACCGGCCTCACGCAAACCTTTTTCACACCACCGACAATCCCCGCAACCCTCGAATCCCCCACTCCCATGATCATTGGCGTCCCCAAGGAAATCAAAAAACAGGAACACCGGGTGGCCCTGCTGCCTTCTGCCGCCTATCAACTCGGCAAACGCGGCCATCGCGTCGTGGTGGAACGCGGCGCCGGCGTCGGGGCCGGCTTTCTGGACAAGGAATACGAGCAGGCCGGCGCCGCCCTGGTGGACACCCACGCCGCGGTGTTCGAGCAGGCGGACCTCGTGGTCAAGGTGAAGGAGCCGCAGCCCGCCGAGCTGCCGCTGCTGCACCCGGGCCAGATGCTGTTCACCTACCTGCACCTGGCGGCGGACAAGGAATTGACCGAGGCGTTGATGCGTTCGGGCGCCACCGCGATTGCGTATGAAACCATCGAGGTCAACCGCCGGCTGCCATTGCTGGAACCGATGAGCGAAATCGCCGGCCGCATGAGCATCCTCGTAGGCGGCTACTTTCTGGCGAAGCACTACGGCGGCAGCGGCACGTTGCTGGGCGGCGTGCCCGGCGTGCTGCCGGGCAAGGTGGTGGTGCTGGGCGGCGGCTCCGCCGGCATCAACGCCGCGCGCATGGCCACCGGGCTGGGCGCGGACGTCACGATTCTGGAGGTGGACATCGAACGGATGCGCTATCTCGACATCACGCTGCACACGGCCCACACGCTTTACTCGGATGAATCCCGCCTCCTGCAAATGCTGCCCGGCACGGACCTGTTGATTGGCGCCGTGCTGCTGCCCGGCGCCAAGGCGCCCAAACTGGTCCGCCCCGACATGCTCAAGCTGATGCGCCCGGGCAGCGTCTTTGTGGACATCGCCATCGACCAGGGCGGTTGCGCGGAAACCTCCCGCCCGACCACGCACGAGAATCCGGTCTTCGTCGAGGAAGGCGTGACGCACTACTGCGTGGCCAACATGCCCGGCGCCTACTCGCGCACCGCCACGCAGGCATTGACGAACGCCACCTTCCGCTACATCGAATTGCTGGCCGACCACGGGCTGGCCGAGGCCTGCCAGCGCCAACCCGCGCTGCGGGGCGGCATCAACGTGATGAGCGGCCAGGTCACCCACAAGGCCGTGGCCGAAGCGCACGGACTCGCGTTCGCCGCGACGCAGCTTTAACTTCCGGAACAGCGCGGGCCGGGCCACGTGAAACTGCGCGGCCGGAGGCGCGCGCTGTTTTCCGCACCCGGCAGGTCACGGTGATGTCGTGCGATAAAACGCCTGGCCGGCCGGCGGATTGGAGTCCACCAACAGCGAAAATCCATTCAGGCCGGCCGTGCTGGTTTGAAGGTTGATCCAGGTGGAAGGATTCAACTCCAGCGTGCGCCACAAGGTGTAGATGCTGTTCGGCAACCCCGCGCATTCCACCACGGCCTGACCGCTGCCGAGATGGAGGCTGAGTTGCGCCGGTGCGGGTGACAGCGTCGCCAGGGCAACGTTGTCAATGAGCCCGTGAAACAATCCTTCGATGCCGCCCGCGTTCGCGTTTGGATTGCCGCCAATCGTGAACCAGGCGCCCGGGGCGACGGGAGTGGAATCCAAATGAATGCCCGCATCCACGCCGTTCACCCGCAGGCGGGTTTGCACGCCGCTCCCAAAATCCTCCCGTTGCAGCTCCAGATGCGTCCACGCATTCAAATTTACGGGCGGACCGCCGGAGGTCTGCTGCACGCCGTGGTGGATGATTTCCCACGTCCCGCCAATTTCCACCACGGCCAGGCCGCCGCCAGAGGAGCCCGTGCCCCCCACACTCACCGGGAAGCTGAACCCCGCGCTGCCCAGTGCCGTCGGATACACATCACAGGAGAGCAGGAAATCATTGAGGTCCAGGCCGGCATAAACTTGCTGCACCCCCGGGCCGCTGCCCTGGTAATAACTGGCGCCATCCAGGGCCATTGAAAGCAGGTCGCCCCCGCCGGGCACGTTGCCGCTGTAAAACGGCGTGCCATAGGCGGCGAGATGATTCGTCCCGACGGCGTCGCGCGTCAGCAATTGTCCGGCCGCGCCGGCCACGGCCCCGAGGTCATCGTCCCCCAGCCGATATTGCGCGAGCCGGTTGGTGATGACGGTGGCCGGACTTGTCACCGTGGCCAGCACCACGGAACTGGTCGTCGCGCCGTAGGCGTTGGTGACCACCACGTCGTAGTTGCCGCCCTGTCCGGAACTGACGTTGCTGAACGTGAGGGAGGAAGCGGTGCTTGCGTTGGTCAGCAACGCGCCATTGTGCCGCCAGAGATAACTCAGAGGCGGTTCACCCGTGGCCACGACGGAGAAGGTCAACATGCCGCCCGCGGGCGTGGTGGCCGGCGACACCGACGGGGCGCCGACAATGATGGGATTCAGATTGTGCAGCTCCACGTTGTCGATCTGGCCTTGGAACAGTCCCTCGATGCCGCCGCCGGTTTCCGGATTGGGATTGGCGCCGATGGTCAAGCCGGGCGGCGGATCGTTGGGCGTTGAAGTCAGGGCCAGCCCGGCATCCGTGCCGTTCACGAGCAGATGGGTTTCCACGCCACTGCCAAAATCTTTGCGCAACAGTTCGAGATGCGTCCACGTGTTCAAGGCCACGGCCGGACCGCCGCTGGTTTCCTGCAACATGTGGTGAATGATTTCCCACGTGCCGCCAATCTCGACAATGGCCAGGCCACCGCCGCCGGTGCCGGTGGCCCCCATGCTCACGGGAAAGCTGAACCCCGCGCCGCCCAGCGCCGTCGGATACACGTCGCAGGACAGGCTGAACCGGTTCAGGTCGATCCCGGAGAAAAGGTTGCTCAATCCCGTGCCGCGATAATAGCTCGCGCCGTCGAACGACAGGGAAAGGGAGCTGCCGCCCGGCGGAACGTTGGCGCTGTAGATGGGATGGCCCGAAGCGGCGAGGTCATTCGTGCCCACGGCGTCCCGGGTGACGGCGGCCCCGGCCGCGCCCGCCGTCGCGGAAGCATCCTGTTCGCCCAACGGCCAGCGCGCGCCCGGACCGTTGCCGGTGTGGTTCCCGTAGCGGATGGCATCGGACATTTGCTGCAAGTCCGCCCGGGCCATGATGGGCTTGGCCGCGGCCGCCGGTTGTGCGGGTCGGTTGTCCGTGGCGCCAGGCCGGGCATACCAAAACGTGGCCGCCGCGTAACCCAGCAGGTCCCACGGATTCCGAATGTCCGTGCCAAACGATGACTCCATGTCAAAGACGAGCCGTTGCCGGAAAGGAATCGCATCCAGCCCCCGCATTCGCGTGTTGATGTTGTAACCCACGGTGCAGCCATCCAGGCCGCCCACGCGCACGTTGGCCAGAAACGGATGGCTGAACTCGTCGGCACGGCTGGGCAACACTCCGCCCGCCCAGCCGTAGTAATCCTCCGAGCCCGTCCCAAACTGCGTGGGCACGCCATTCTGCCACGCGGCATCGACGTAGATTTTCTCGTCGCCCTCCCCCCACCAGGAATTCGTTTGAATGTTCAGCACCGTCCAGGAATCCCCCACGTAAATGCCCTGCCCTTGAATATCGACGTAGTTCCAATCCGCGGGCGGCGTGCCGGGCAGGATGCCATCCGGCCGCCACGTTGCATGGAAATGGAGCGAGCGTTCATCCCAGCTCCACGGGGCGGTAACGACCTGCAAGTTCACCGCCACGCCCTGGGTGGCTTCGTTGAGCACCTGAACGGAGGCGGACGTCGCATAGGGCAT encodes:
- a CDS encoding YhjD/YihY/BrkB family envelope integrity protein; translated protein: MKSPDFFARITGAVREVLSGKPPSWQDDTHSVPKLHRFVHFCVLLTRTFLRNRCPVRASALAYTTLLALVPLLAVAVSVSSLFLTEARAGQMVDSSIGYIVEQVAPQLGLIPSGEAGFDAREKTAASIRAFIQNLNTGTLGVTGTIGLIFVAISLLATIEAAFNEIWGVERGRNWVTRIVHYWAAITFGPFLILATILMVSAQFQAVQHSAESFGAVGRFALKIAPLLMLSLAFMLFYQTMPNTKVQWRASLIGGLVGGLLWHLNGQFNIFFASRIVTTSKLYGGLSVLPVLLIGLYFSWLILLFGAQVAYAFQNLETYLQERASEGINQRGREFIAFRLMTAIGLRFQNGRPPLSLNRLAVDLSIPTRLAHEVLQVLLEARLVVEVAGRETAYSPARPLDQITCHDILESMRASHGQELPTREEPARQEVFGEFQRIFEAERDAAQSVTMLALVNRTPLLEDAGEPRPGTRALPG
- the ald gene encoding alanine dehydrogenase, with amino-acid sequence MIIGVPKEIKKQEHRVALLPSAAYQLGKRGHRVVVERGAGVGAGFLDKEYEQAGAALVDTHAAVFEQADLVVKVKEPQPAELPLLHPGQMLFTYLHLAADKELTEALMRSGATAIAYETIEVNRRLPLLEPMSEIAGRMSILVGGYFLAKHYGGSGTLLGGVPGVLPGKVVVLGGGSAGINAARMATGLGADVTILEVDIERMRYLDITLHTAHTLYSDESRLLQMLPGTDLLIGAVLLPGAKAPKLVRPDMLKLMRPGSVFVDIAIDQGGCAETSRPTTHENPVFVEEGVTHYCVANMPGAYSRTATQALTNATFRYIELLADHGLAEACQRQPALRGGINVMSGQVTHKAVAEAHGLAFAATQL
- a CDS encoding DUF2961 domain-containing protein; amino-acid sequence: MKCYKIKLRAGLLAGGAMMCFVAGAVAQTVTLQSLLETMTNRDALARWPAPAYEALTASSYNRASYNRNQPDQTFSGWFADGDGTGYLRVETNSLTGNPEWVIMEHQGPGCLTRIWTPFFYYDYNNRTGPSVRIYLDGATQPAFDESLIELVTAQGSIGNPFAAYTARAGDLYLPIPFAQSCKVTLSAAPFYYNVAYRAYTNGTAVETFSQTNYQALAGLRTSVGQNLTAPPAAAGDATSNSVVVAGGGSYEMALPGGANAIRQFSVQLPASLTNSACLRSTVLAMTFDGEPTVWCPVGDFFSCPDAVHPFQTWQRTVTSNGTLVCSWVMPYATSASVQVLNEATQGVAVNLQVVTAPWSWDERSLHFHATWRPDGILPGTPPADWNYVDIQGQGIYVGDSWTVLNIQTNSWWGEGDEKIYVDAAWQNGVPTQFGTGSEDYYGWAGGVLPSRADEFSHPFLANVRVGGLDGCTVGYNINTRMRGLDAIPFRQRLVFDMESSFGTDIRNPWDLLGYAAATFWYARPGATDNRPAQPAAAAKPIMARADLQQMSDAIRYGNHTGNGPGARWPLGEQDASATAGAAGAAVTRDAVGTNDLAASGHPIYSANVPPGGSSLSLSFDGASYYRGTGLSNLFSGIDLNRFSLSCDVYPTALGGAGFSFPVSMGATGTGGGGLAIVEIGGTWEIIHHMLQETSGGPAVALNTWTHLELLRKDFGSGVETHLLVNGTDAGLALTSTPNDPPPGLTIGANPNPETGGGIEGLFQGQIDNVELHNLNPIIVGAPSVSPATTPAGGMLTFSVVATGEPPLSYLWRHNGALLTNASTASSLTFSNVSSGQGGNYDVVVTNAYGATTSSVVLATVTSPATVITNRLAQYRLGDDDLGAVAGAAGQLLTRDAVGTNHLAAYGTPFYSGNVPGGGDLLSMALDGASYYQGSGPGVQQVYAGLDLNDFLLSCDVYPTALGSAGFSFPVSVGGTGSSGGGLAVVEIGGTWEIIHHGVQQTSGGPPVNLNAWTHLELQREDFGSGVQTRLRVNGVDAGIHLDSTPVAPGAWFTIGGNPNANAGGIEGLFHGLIDNVALATLSPAPAQLSLHLGSGQAVVECAGLPNSIYTLWRTLELNPSTWINLQTSTAGLNGFSLLVDSNPPAGQAFYRTTSP